Proteins encoded by one window of Streptomyces sp. NBC_01477:
- the rimP gene encoding ribosome maturation factor RimP codes for MSTTQSERLRALLEPLVGKAGLDLEDVTLTASGRRRQLLVVVDAEDGVQLDTVAAVSRAVSQALDDSDVMGETEYVLEVTSPGTDRPLTEPRHFRRNSGRLVKLALKERGELIARIMAVDETGLDLEVPGVKGRKPKPARADFAEIAKARVEVEFSRKAGEPDDEALPDDGTEDDVEDDEMDGSDIDETTKEA; via the coding sequence ATGAGCACCACCCAGAGCGAGAGGCTGCGCGCGCTGCTTGAGCCGCTTGTCGGCAAGGCCGGTCTCGACCTGGAGGACGTCACGCTGACCGCGTCGGGCCGGCGGCGCCAGCTGCTGGTCGTGGTGGACGCCGAGGACGGGGTGCAGCTGGACACCGTGGCCGCGGTGAGCCGCGCGGTGTCCCAGGCGCTGGACGACTCGGACGTGATGGGCGAGACGGAGTACGTCCTCGAAGTCACCTCGCCGGGCACCGACCGGCCGCTGACCGAGCCCCGGCACTTCCGGCGCAACTCCGGGCGGCTGGTGAAGCTGGCGCTCAAGGAGCGCGGCGAGCTGATCGCACGGATCATGGCGGTGGACGAGACGGGTCTCGACCTGGAGGTGCCGGGCGTCAAGGGCCGCAAGCCCAAGCCCGCCCGCGCGGACTTCGCGGAGATCGCGAAGGCCCGGGTCGAGGTCGAGTTCAGCCGCAAGGCCGGTGAGCCGGACGACGAGGCGCTCCCTGACGACGGCACGGAAGACGACGTGGAAGACGACGAGATGGACGGCAGCGACATCGACGAGACCACAAAGGAGGCGTAG